The Misgurnus anguillicaudatus unplaced genomic scaffold, ASM2758022v2 HiC_scaffold_29, whole genome shotgun sequence genomic sequence CATTTTGCTGTCTTTTTTTTAGATAAGATCAAGTCGTAAAATTGTTAACcagatgaattttttttaacatattttattttgggaAGGCTAcgcataaaatattttcttaaattcatCTGGTTTCATTCATGAAACAACTTGCTTTGGGATCctgtatgcatttttttgtaatattgaTATTTTGTACGGTACATCAAAATATGTTAATTTTCATAGCCTATTTAATCTCTTAATCTTACCAATTGTTTTCATAACATTACttttcatcaaatacttttcaTTAAATCATATTTAAAATGCTATGGGCTTGTCTTATTCTTGAAAAGTTGCAGATTTATTATCAttgaatgtttttctttattgtaACATCTGTTATGATATTTCAAAAGAATTACAAACATCTAGTTAATGAACACTATGTCAATgacaaaattttatttcacagtTCATAGGCAGAGATGCCTAAAGTTGATGTTTACTGGCCTGTTACTTGGAATTACAGGATTTTTGGTAAGACTAGAAATAAGCCATTTGAATATCTGAAAATCATGTCTGATCATGTACTGTAGGTGTATcttattcagtcattattctaTATATACTTTTGGGACCAAGCAAGGCTCTGTACTACTTTGCATACATTTAATACCAGTATAATTATTAATCTTTTAGGTTGTATGGACTTACGTTGAAAGTCAAGAAGGGAAACAACCTCCAATCAGCATTTTGTTTCAGCACTTTGCCAAACTTTTCAACTCCAGAAACAACGTCACATCTCCTGCTGATGTTCTGCTAGAAATCACTTCTGAAGACTCAGAGTCAAATTCAAGTTCATTTTACTCTGAATTTGGAATCAGTTCAGAAAGTTACTCCAGTTTACAGCAGGAACTCTTCTGGGCTGAACCAGACAGATCAATCACAGATGTGTCTATGAGTACAAGTTCGGCTCACTCCACTTTCATCATTCAGAACCTGAAAGACAGCTACCAAATAGGAGAGGAGCTTTTTGTTACTATCCATGCCAGGGACTTTAACAATGAATCTAAACGTTATGGAGGAGATTTCTTTCAAGCAaagcttttctcatccagaagTCCCCAAAAGGTACTGAACCTCTTACATGTTTGCTGTATCAGTGATGTTTACTGAGTACTGATCTTTATCTGATCTAATGTTCTTCTGTCACAGGCCAGTGTGTTTGGGGAGGTTGTGGATTTGCTCAATGGCTCTTACTCTGTGCGTTTTCTTCTGCCGTGGGTTGGACAGGCACAGGTGGCTGTGCGTCTGATCCACTCCAGTGAAGCTGTGCAGGTCCTCAAGCATCACAGAGAAACTGATTCAGACAGAGTTTACTTTAATGGATATTTTGAAGGACTAGGACCAAATGGAAACAAGTTGAAAGAAACAGTGACGTGTAATGTGAAGTGGGACCAGAATGGACTGGAGAGGATGGGGACTGGAGATTGCTGCTGTGATTACAAAGATTTTCGCAGTGGAGAAGAATGGCGCTGTCAGAGACCCAAATCCCTGCCATGCAGCGCTCGTGTCTATCACTCTATGGGCGGGTATATTAAACGCGTGACGGCCAAAGAAGCAATGTTTATGTaagagtcatttttttgcattaaaagtgCATCCTATTTAGCATTTTTTAAGCATATAGCATGAACACTGAAGGGAAAAAACAATCAGTTATGTTATTTTTGACAGGAGTGAAACCAACAAAGACATCATTGGACAAAGAACACCAATCAAGATTCTTCCTTCCAATGAAACAGTGCGAATTGGTATGATATGTCAGGAATGGCTGAGGAATGAACCCAGGCGCAGACAGactgtttttaggacagtgaaagcaGTGGTATAGAGATAAATAATTTGTGTGAAAAAGAATGTGgcttttttacatgtgaaacatgaacacatgttatattgcacactgtaaacacattcaaagaaacaaaaatacagGAAGAACGGTTAACTTTAATTTGGCATTATGAAAATACAATTTCAACTTTCAGTTTCACTTTTGTCTGCAGATGTAACACAGAAATGTCGTGCTGGTTTGCACACACCAGTTCCAGCTGGGTTTTACCTGAATGATGTTTGGGAGTCCTTTGTGTGTAGAACCCGTAATTTTACTACCGAAACAACAACACAGTGCCTGAAAGACAAACACATCCACATGATGGGAGACTCTACTTTGAGACAATGGTTTGACTTCTTGCTGAAAGCAGTACCGAGTGAGATTCTTACTATAAATTAAAAGCATTGAATGTTTACTGGTTAAGTAAGATTTTAGCTTAATTAGTTAGTTTGACTCAGTCATggtcagtgttgggtaagttactcaaaaaaagtaattagctactaattacatcttcattcatgtaattagattactttacaaactaaaaaaaatgcatttccagaggaactgcaaaagtgtgcttgctctggtgcggtcactaacgtgatttgtgaaatgtaaaattttatgaatttttatgaaatgtaaaatctttttgttggagggtgtgtccgtggtgTCCTGACAAAAATTTctgcgttttcgccatgaaacaggaagttgttataaggcatacaatgtccaatctgccccacgcttaaCATGTTTCacaagggtcttggcctgaacacatcaacatggcaactCAGTAACATTCAGTAACAGTCATAgtgccacctagaggcagcagggaataccatgttttacgctgtgacctactgctcttagagatttaaccatatcaacatcatattttatcagtctaatctcaagaccttttgtgatgataaatagcgaTGACCTTGACTTTTTGTTAAAGGGCGTGTCAGTGGTAGCCTCATAAAATATCGGTAAATGAAttgcatttttgacagcctaaacaagctcaaaaagtcatgaaacattgcaCACGTATTAAATGTGGCTAaaattttcatttgatataggCTTCAAATCCGGGGGTGTAAAAATGcttctatagcgccacctacaaaaatttaaataagcAGCCCCCCCACGCTAAATGAACAGATACGAAATGTGGTAGAATCATGTATCACCcaaagacctacaaaaaagtctcttggagccaagctctaaaccccacaggaagtgggacattttttgttttctctGTAGTTTGaatgcaaattttgccatttctgggcTTTGTACCtcaacaaactcctcctagagaatTTATCAGATCATTATCATACTTGGtctgtgtcatctaaaggcctttgcgatactaaattgcagagatcttgacaATTCGATGAAGGGTGTGTCCTTGGCAGCCTGCCAAATTTCTCTCTTTTGCaataaaacaggaagttgttctaactcaggcttAAAACGTCCAATCTTACCCCGCTTTACAAGTTTCATAagtgtcctggcctgaacacatcaacatggcaatattgaGTAAAAGTTagagcgccacctgctggcagcaggaaatgctatgttttacactgtgatttacttgATTCAGCCTTCCAGGTACGTTCAATACactattgtgtatcgtgtaaataactgtttgtaTTCATTAACATACGAACCcctatttttaataaatgcaatttATACTCCGCAGCAACTTATAGTCTAGAAAATATGGTAATTGTTCTACAGTCCATACACAACATTTAGTTTATTTACTttagaagtaactgtaattaaattactggaaaagtaagagtaatcccttactttactttttcaaggaaaaaataaattacagaaactaattacttagtaactacacccaacactggtcatgGTTTACATGTCGATACCAAATGACAAATACAAATTTTGGGATCATCATTGTTGGTGGTTTTCACTGCAGCTTTAAAGCGGATGAACCTGCATGTTCAATATGAGGCAGGGCCT encodes the following:
- the LOC141362800 gene encoding NXPE family member 3-like, whose protein sequence is MSLKLHMASSNKMNLKTCSLYIHRQRCLKLMFTGLLLGITGFLVVWTYVESQEGKQPPISILFQHFAKLFNSRNNVTSPADVLLEITSEDSESNSSSFYSEFGISSESYSSLQQELFWAEPDRSITDVSMSTSSAHSTFIIQNLKDSYQIGEELFVTIHARDFNNESKRYGGDFFQAKLFSSRSPQKASVFGEVVDLLNGSYSVRFLLPWVGQAQVAVRLIHSSEAVQVLKHHRETDSDRVYFNGYFEGLGPNGNKLKETVTCNVKWDQNGLERMGTGDCCCDYKDFRSGEEWRCQRPKSLPCSARVYHSMGGYIKRVTAKEAMFMSETNKDIIGQRTPIKILPSNETVRIDVTQKCRAGLHTPVPAGFYLNDVWESFVCRTRNFTTETTTQCLKDKHIHMMGDSTLRQWFDFLLKAVPTLKRMNLHVQYEAGPLLAVDVENNIDLHWRAHGLPLRCLKTEVTNLHYVSNEIDDLTGGPHTVIIFNLGPHFTTYPLDIYTHRVLRIRKAVLDMLQRAPETTVIIKTVNTGYKDVFGSDWYSLQLDRILRWAFQHVGVYILDVWQMTACHYNKEDIHPGPVIIKNEIDIFLSFICPE